Proteins encoded in a region of the Solanum dulcamara chromosome 9, daSolDulc1.2, whole genome shotgun sequence genome:
- the LOC129902885 gene encoding snakin-2-like — translation MSCPIALEYAYIKSPLHFHSSQHNMKIFTLFLISILLIQVFADAAAAAEEIEADNEGALHKKIHTIKRIHCGYACARRCKKSSRKKVCMRACKTCCARCKCVPPGTYGNKQACPCYAKLKTHGNRPKCP, via the exons ATGTCTTGCCCAATTGCACTTGAATATGCCTATATAAAAAGCCCACTTCACTTCCATTCTTCTCAACACAACATGAAGATTTTCACATTATTTCTCATTTCCATCCTCCTCATACAG GTTTTCGCCgatgctgctgctgctgctgaagAG ATAGAGGCAGACAATGAAGGAGCTCTTCACAAAAAAATTCACACAATTAAGAGGATCC ACTGCGGGTATGCATGTGCAAGGAGATGCAAGAAGTCGTCAAGAAAGAAGGTGTGCATGAGGGCATGCAAGACATGTTGTGCAAGATGCAAGTGTGTTCCACCAGGCACTTATGGAAACAAACAAGCTTGCCCCTGCTATGCTAAGCTTAAGACTCATGGAAACAGGCCTAAGTgtccttaa
- the LOC129903580 gene encoding uncharacterized protein LOC129903580 yields MDVFNAFLQGDLNEEVYIELPLGFFHKDMGLSSSKMVRANQKLITAEFDLHISPTDEKDMLLEDPSKYQSPKTAHMDGGIKVVRYVKQSPGLGILMAVDSVNELTAYCDADWTSYPNNRNSITDYMVTYGKSLIS; encoded by the exons ATGGATGTGTTCAATGCTTTTCTTCAAGGTGATCTGAATGAAGAAGTGTACATAGAATTACCTTTGGGGTTTTTCCATAAAG ACATGGGATTATCAAGCTCAAAAATGGTTAGAGCTAACCAGAAACTCATAACTGCAGAGTTTGACTTACACATTTCACCTACTGATGAAAAGGACATGTTGCTGGAGGATCCTAGTAAGTATCAAAG CCCAAAGACTGCTCATATGGATGGAGGAATAAAGGTGGTTAGATATGTTAAACAATCACCAGGACTTGGGATACTTATGGCAGTTGATAGTGTAAATGAGCTGACTGCATATTGTGATGCAGACTGGACATCATATCCAAATAATAGAAATTCCATAACTGATTATATGGTTACATATGGAAAATCACTGATCTCATGA
- the LOC129903581 gene encoding uncharacterized protein LOC129903581, which yields MFDKINPVITVIKIGVTRCMIIPTKIVEQPEITKPEIPEFFSHKRVIGLGTIIQELADVFVNNNPVWKYYDRDQTLIYSNSREVRIQDMEDVRRWAMTLLNPELTPVTRAINKDFISSELLSMFCKIIGQKYPDHSCNRCGGENNVIPEVTIIEDMMKTGTSGRQEKEERIM from the coding sequence ATGTTTGACAAAATTAATCCAGTTATTACAGTCATTAAAATCGGAGTTACAAGATGTATGATAATCCCAACTAAAATAGTAGAACAACCAGAGATAACAAAGCCAGAAATTCCAGAGTTCTTCTCTCACAAAAGAGTTATTGGACTAGGAACTATAATCCAGGAGTTAGCAGATGTATTTGTCAACAACAATCCTGTGTGGAAATATTATGACAGAGACCAAACGTTAATTTATAGTAATTCACGTGAAGTTAGGATTCAAGATATGGAAGACGTACGAAGATGGGCAATGACCTTACTTAACCCAGAACTTACACCAGTTACTAGAGCAATCAACAAGGATTTTATATCATCAGAGCTATTATCAATGTTTTGCAAGATCATTGGACAAAAATACCCTGACCACAGTTGCAACAGATGCGGTGGGGAGAATAATGTAATTCCAGAAGTTACAATAATTGAAGATATGATGAAGACAGGAACAAGTGGAAgacaagaaaaagaagaaaggataATGTAA